DNA sequence from the Liolophura sinensis isolate JHLJ2023 chromosome 1, CUHK_Ljap_v2, whole genome shotgun sequence genome:
gcaaactttgggctcaatacctgcagtactttttaagatacctcccctaacattttgtttaacattgtcttccctgttattggacacGGACGCTTAGATTACGACATAAGCTATTATTATTAAGTACTGGAGAGCTAATAAGGTAGAGGGGGAGGGAGGTAATGGagtggtgggggggagggggcaatTCTTTTATGCGCCTCTGCATTGGGAAGGAGGTTATGTAAATCTAATCTGCAAGCAGTTTCAAGTGTTTGCTACAATTTTCGTTGACCAAACTTTATTAATAACTTTGACACGATTGCAATGATATTGTCTGATAAGAAAGTTTCAAAAGAAGTCTTAAATTCTCCCCTCAAATGCACATGCATTCTCCTGAGTGCAGTTCAAGCATCTCATGGCaccttttgaaaaaatgtcataCTATGGCATATTGGCACTGAGAAAGTTATGATGTCTCCAcaactatatatttatataaatcttCACACTTATAAAGTGAAATCAGCTGACTTTAGAAAAtgtacttttgaaaaaaaaaaaaaaacaaaaaaaacaagcaagCAATTTAGTTGCACTGGTAAGGCTGCTGTTTCTAAAAGCCTTGCTGGCCAAGTTGGTTCATGACTTTTTCCTGCTGCAGCTGACTGGCTTATGGCCGCTGAATTCAGCTCTCTGATACAGAGATTTAAGTGTGACAAGATTCAAGGGCGTTACCATGTGTAAACTGTACAATTCACTCTACTCAATATCTCGCTCACTACAGGAACAAGTCTTGCAACTTTGCAAGATTTGCACAATCTCGCCACTTAACAATCTCACCTTCAGCACGGCCACCTGGCCTCTTTTTTATCTTCTCTTTGTAAGTTGGGTAACCTGTAAGTTAGAAACAGCATCAACGTAAGTGGCAGTTAAATCAACAGTTTCTTATTAAAAGGGTAGTCACGTCTTGGTCACAAACTAATGAACAAATAATCAGCGGTTTTCACTTCAATGATTTTATAAAGGACCCATGTTTCATTTGATTCAGTTAATTTGGTTTTGAGCTCAGAAAAGAGCAAAAGTAAAATGGGCACAGTAACCCTGAAAAACCAATGTCCACCAAAAGGATCCTCGGAAGGTGTTTCCGCTTGACAATGCTGGAACTGGGATACTGTAAGTGAGAAAGTTAATACCTTCAATGCCTAGGCGTATTTTCTTCAGTCCTCGCTCTTTGAGGACTTGCTTGGCAACATCTCGATTTTCAATGTACTTGAAGAATCTGTACATGTGCGTGTTGTAGATAACTGTAAATGATGTAGGGAGAGCCAATACATCTTCTGCAGCGTGCAGTTCAATACAGTACCAAACTCAAGACATTATGGTTTACATGCTGAGGCAAAATCAAGTGTTAAGAGAgtttttcaaagaaatatattaaCCGACATCAATGAGAATACAATTCAACAAAGAGATTAATGTCTAATGAGGAGAAAGAATAAACATTACTTGTCTATAGAGATTTTCTATCAAACATGAAAGAAATGTCATGAAAAAAGGTGGGTTTACTCAGTGAATACTCTTCTCCCATAGGGGGTGGGTACTCCTCGTCCCATTCCACAATATCATCATCAACAAGCACCACTAAGTGACATTCACGATCTCCAcgctaaaaacacaaaacacagaagCTGTTATGCCAAAACCATATCAGCGACTACTTCAGGCTCTTACTGTTTCCTTTGTTTTCTGGTGTGCACTGCTGTTAAACTTTCAAAATAGGCCCTAAAGGTCAGAATTCTGTAATAAAGAGGCTTGCCAAAAATTGTACATCTACCTACAAGTCTTCCTGAATTTCACTGGTCATAATAAAGATATTTTAGCAACCACTTACTTATGCAAGATGCAAGATAATTTAAACCTGGAAGAAAAGGCCATAATAAAAGGCCTGTGCAAAACATCATTTTGTCAGATGTGGTCATCTGTTCCACACATATTTTGCAGCAAGCTAGGAGGTAACTAGAATAATTCAATACTGATCAGGAAAAGATAACCCTCTCAGTTTGGACATAGGACTCAAGGGGGATAACTGACCTGGGCACAAGAGACCATCTGAGGCAGGATCTGATCTTCTAGGTACCTCTCAAACTGCTGACGAGCCCCCTCATTTGACAACTCATGTAATAAACCACCTGAAAATAATACCATGCTGATCAGGGCCCACTTGTGCAAAGAGATCATACCTACAATTGATTGCAGACCCTACAActgagtgtatttatttatttgattgttgttttaccacactggtgagaagctcctgggtcattgcgccatgatAGCCCCCTCGGCCATGCAGGTTCCCCAGCTGAGTTTACAATCGGTTGTTAAAATAAGTTACGTCACACAAAGACATTATAAGGCCACTGTAAATTTTTTAGGTTACAATTGCCAAATTTGACTCGTACATGAAGTTGGCCTGTGAAATGTATAATGTACCAGTCAATGCCTTTTcatgccttcattttcaaaagagttctacatcataatgatacaacataatgattcagcagttaacaacaacaacatgtgaaaacatgctcgtaacatctttttgagGCGTTTACATTGCCCATCTTTGTAAATCGGATCGAAATGCAATAACTAACAGTACACCAAAGGCAAGTATTTGCATCTAACGTTGATTTTGGCGcaactgtaaatatttacatctgggtcgacccgattgtaatttctgattttaaGTTACAGCTATTGTAGCTTACATTGCCTTCATGCAAGGGGGTGTCGACTGTTAACTTAGCTTATGATTGTGATCCTAGTGATTTACAATTACCTTACAATCCCTTTGTGCAAACGGAATCAAGGTGATGTATGTCAGAAATTTCCTTTAAATGTTGAACAATTAATATAGATGATACAGGTTTTCGATACTGTTTCTATTCGGTACATTCGGTACAGCATTTAGAAATTTACCCAGAAAAACAGCCAACATCTGGAGAAACTTACACATAATTTACAGCAAGTTACACAGATCCACAAAACTTATACAGAATATGAGATTTAACTTGGAACACTTACGCAAATTCTGACATTTAACAGTGGAAGCATCAAAAGGTATCAGCAGGTAATCGCAGGCTTCCCTGAGCTCCTGGACAGACACACTGGGGGGACATCTGACCACACCCGTGCGGTAAAACTCCTGTAAACACACGGAAATCACACCACTGTGGTAACACTGGTACACTGCATAATCTCACCCACAGATGCTGAGATGACACACCATTAATACACCAATGTTTTCATATGTTACCTTTATCTTTTAAAACTCTGGAAAGAAACTAGAAAAAATTCTGATAAAGTGATAATATACAATTGTTGACTTTCTACAAGTTTGATACATGGAATTGCAAATCTGAGAGAAATAAAACTTAAAGGGCATGACATTTTGAGCAATAAATGTGTGAATTTCTCACTGTATAGAGAAATTAAAGGGTACATGGTAAAACATGGACAATATGGATCTTACCACTTTCTCTATGGATAGTGTTTTCATAAAATGTCAGGTACCTATTTTAAGATTTGAAGACCACAAAGTGTGTTCATATTACATATTTCCTTGTATGAGTTCCTTGTATGAAAATTACAAGGTAGCATTACATTACCCAAGTAACAACACGATTGTAATGGTAGAACCCTAATAAGGGAAATAACTGAGATTGCCACAACTTGCAGAATGTCACTCACCAGAATGGAGCGGAAGACCTGAGAGGACATGCCTTCAGCCACCTCATACTCTCCTCTCTCATTCGGCACATTCAACTCAAGAGAGGACGTGAACATtctgaaacacaaaatgtgacatgcattatggtgggagaaaactgcgcagagcccgggggaaacacacgaccacaTGATGTAACTGTTGTATGTCTATAAAATCCAGCCATTGATTTGGCTGTGACAAGAAGTCATGACTGTGGTGTACTGGCcctgcctgtttttttttccctcataTATTAAGCTAATAAGAGTTGTATAGGTCGTAATTTCTCTAAAACCGTAACACCCCTGCAGTCCATCATAATATTACAGTGGCCTCCAGTTACATAGGCTGAATACATTATTACCCATTGCCCAGCATTTAATTGCATTTAGGCTCAGGGGTTTTGAAGACATATGGTAACAAgctaaataagaaaataaatcaaaagccATTAGTGCTGACGATAATCTAACAACCAACAGTGAGTCCATGTATGAAATTTCATGGTTTCTTGTACGTTCAAAATACATAATGCTTTGTCTTGTCTTTTGTCCTCATAAATGATTTAATAGACATAGCTGTGAAACAGCTTTGCCAAGTAACAAACtgttgataaaaaataaatgctcAGGAGCTCTCATTTACTGGAACATTGCTTACTATTGTGAAACATTGTTTCtcactaactacatgtatttaatttgaattcCACAGTTATCTGGAATGGAGATTGCGATAAAAGTGTGTGTAGCTAATGAATGTGCTTGGTTAATTCAAAATCACCCACCTGCCCAGCATGGTATTGGGTGATTCTTCAACATGTCCATGTCCACAATAAAGCGTGTCTCATCAACCACTAAAGTGACACGGCCTTTAACCTTGCTGCTGGTCCCAGACACTGCCCCGCAGGATGAGCCCAGTCTTTGCTCACAGCACTCCTCACCCCCAGGGCATGCCTCTAGTAAACTTAAATCATGGTTGCGGTGACCAGCCCCACCACGACCACCTCCCTCTCCCTCCATACTCATGGCACGTAGACGATTGACCAGGCACGGTTTTGACCTTGGAGGGCCCAAAGAGCTGAAAACATCAAAGAGACATAAAgctaaatgaaatgaatttcgTAATACATTCTGGTGGATGTCAAGCTGGTGGACCATCTAACAAGAGCTCTTGCAGCTTAACATGAAAGAACAGCCCCAAGATAAGTAAACTTCAGTGGAAAGATCAATCAAAAGAGTGGACAGAGCAATCAAAAGAGTGGACAGAGCAATCAAAAGAGTGGAAAGACCACTCAAAAGAATGTTaaaacatctttatttattttcttagattTATTCTTCTTATATAAAGTCTCATATTTCAATTCTATGGAAGGATTCTTTGACCAATTTAGAGCTTTGTGTCgtctcaaatgttttttttcatcccGAATACCCTATTTCAATAtcaatatggtccataaaaccTACTGTtgaaatttatacaaaataaaactgcatgCTTACTTATTTATCAGCTTAATGCCCGTACGAAAAACTGGAATGAGATTGCATAAACAGGCTTTCACCATACAAACTacacccccactccccccaccaaacagacacaaacacaaaatgtataagCCTAGTTACCTGGTGCGTTTAATACAAGTTCGTTTCTTGTCGTCTGTTTCAGAGTAATCTGATTCACTATTACTGCTGTCGTAATCCTGGTTTCTACTCTGACGGTAGAAAGACTGCTGATAGGCCATCCCAGTAACTACTGGATGACACTTCAGGAAAACTGAGCTGGTCTCTATCGCAGCAGGTTATatatctgcaaaacaaaaacatatacaacTTGTAGCATATTAAatctttgtatatgtataatggtACTTCAAAGAGAATTTCAGGAAAATGGTATTCATGAAAAAGAGTTTTGCACCTGACATCAcattaaaaattacaactgaGGGAAAATATGCACAAACATGCACCGTAAAAgcaaatatgcataaaaaataaaacataacagTGTTCAAGTACAAGTAGTTGAGAAACACTTGGACATTCCATATCCATGGTTGCTCAACCGACTGCCGGAGTCCAACGCATTTGGCTAAATGGTGTGAAACGGGTAGTGGTCCGAATAACCACTTCACTTAACTCTAGCTGGTCAAATCCGTGCCTTAACATATCCCCTTCCAATTGCAACAAaaaattttgtaatgataatccaaTAAAGCATTCGTTTCATGTGTAAAATGCCTCCAGGCCATACAGTCGCCAGTAATTTGAACACAACCACCATTTGCCTCATCCTTGGACCAGTTCACGTGAAAACTTAAATCATCACCAACAGTTGAACCTCTAGACTCCATAATTCGCAGCTGATTTTATTTAAGATAGTGAAAAAAAGATtccaaaaagttacaaattgtGTTTGCAAAAAAAATGCAGGAAACTAAGGTTATCActgtttgcaaaaaaaaaattcataaataaataaaaaaaagtctgcTATTAGGCACGTTCCCAAAATTGTATTCACCCATATCAAGTGTATGGTggaaacatcttgaaaacacgAGGGTACCACTTGACCTGGAGGCATTTTATGCATGAAACGATACTTTATTGAACTATTATTACAAAACTTTGTGTTGCAACTGGAAGGGGATAAGTTATGACGTGGATTTGACCAGCTGGAGGTAGGTGAAATGGTTATTCGGGTCGTTACCTGTTTCACAACATTAAGCCAAATGCCAAATGCAAATATggcatatccaaatatttctcaaccaacagtcatTGTACCCTGAATACTTTTTGAACAAACGTTTTGGTGTTCATTTTTTAATCATCATCTTAAATACTGAAGTTTACAATCATTGTTTCACAGATGTATTTCATAAATTGTTATTTCCATGGTACAACTATGTAAAAGTTACCCAGCACAGCCAGATGAAGACTAAATTCAATGACGTAGCATGGCTTTCCAAAAATATATCAGTCACTGAGACAGCACAAGAAACATTAATTTTGCAGCTGTTGTCCCGGGAAGAAACATATTGTGTTCACTGCAAACAATCGATCATACGACATGGTAATGAACATACCAATCTTCATTCCGCAAGCCAAGAAATTGTTTACGTGActgatttcattttcaggaCAAATCGAATAATCAAATAACATAAGTCGTTATGACTTACGCTTATGGGTCGCAAACAAGTCTATATCGAGAGTCGTACGTATCACAGACAAAACCAATATACCGTATCGTTTGTCCAAACAATCTTTCTGTTGAAATctgagccggtatcttcctctaCATTGCAGTTCTTTAGATATACGAACCTGTTTTTAAAGCTGTTAGCTatcttcaacaacaacatctttATGACGCCATGTTGGAAATGCTCGAACGGAATTATGGGTAGGCAAACCACACAAAAGTCAAAAGGTTAACTCCCctgtaatatttaaaatgtcCGGGTTAGTTGAGCCATAGTTGAACTACAATACAAAATAAtcgtacaaaaatatataaatcctttttACCTTTCTCCGTAAAACTAAGCATAGATCATCCTTATTTGTCCATGAGCTGTGATCCACTGCTTGTGCTTACTTATCACCCCCATCGGGGCTGGAAGAGTTCAAATATGCATATTCCTGCAGGTTTGGCTTACATCGAACCGTCAAGACAAAACATCAGTTTATGCTTTCTTAGAGTAAtatgatttgaaaattttacacataGAAGACCTCCTTCTCCAAGACATGTTGTCATTTTTCCCATGACAGCCGTGTGGTGGAATACTTTTATTTCTCGCTTATTCTTCAACATAATGCTTTGAAATTTGACAAATACCCGGTACGTGGCTATTTACTTAAGCTAGAAATGATCCCACACATTTTTGATATCATTTCTACCTTTAAAGACCTTAGTTAAAGAATATCAGAGTTAACTTTAAATGATCACACTGAAAAATCTAATATGAATATCACAACTGTATAGTGTGGAGCCGGTTTTAAGCGTAAACAGTAAATTGCAATTTTACAATTTCTCTTTATTTTCAGTTCTGCAgaagtttaataaattttaaaggtatttttgaaatatttagtCTATACCAccttcgtacaagtgaaatattcttgagtacggcgtaaaacaccagtcaattatATATGCCGAATAAAATGCCGAATTTTTTGCTCGAGGGGGGTCCACATTGTAGGCGGACCTTAACTTAAGGTTAAGGCCTAACTCTTATTATAACAAACGTGCTTTGAATTTTAAAAGTAGGCCTTTTCCCATCGTGAAAGAAAATCGTTCCTTTCTGGTTTTTATCCAAAGTATGTAAGTCATGACTGCAACAAGCCCACAATAGCATGTCGGGTGCATTATATAAATTATGTATAGTCACGAGACAAAACATAAAGCAGACCATAGGCTTTGAGCTGGAGCGGCAACTGTCACATGATCGAAGTCCCCGAACCACGTGACAGGCCCTGAAACGAACTCGAATCAAGTGACGTTTGTAGTAATGTGGAGTTATCAATTTCTGCTGGTAAGGTTTTTGGTTGAAAACTAACACTAACTGAATGGAAATATGGGTCCTGACAAACAATTATTTTGATTCCCATGAGCTTCCGTGTTTCtattatgaaaatatgtgttaaaacaatgtaaatgatGTTTTGTACTGCTGGTTCAGTGGTGTTTGCCTTCAGCGACGATAGCGCCGGTACGAAGCGGGGATTTTGATTTTACCAAATAACGCGCAACAACTGATTAATGTATTTCACTGGTGGAAAAATATGAtgtgataaaactgaaataactaATAAATCAGTTGTACAATGACAGGCCTtccatttttaaacataaatgaatataaaggGACCGAGTCTCTCATTGAAGTCCCACGGAGCTAAAGCTATTTCCCGTCCGACATCCCCTGATTTTCAGTTAGCTTTCAAACATGAACAGACTTCAAAACCATTTGCAAGTGAAGAGGTAAACAGGTTGAAATGAACACTCTTGTCATCACATCTGCAGATTCTTTTCATGACTTTCATGGAGGAAAGTgtaaaaaaagtgtaaaaaaaacaaataaaaatgtgtgtgtgggggagggaggggggaggaGGTAGAGTCTTCAGTTACAATACAAGTTTAGATGAGGTTAAAAGTTCTTAAATATGTGTGAGTACAAATAATCTCGATTCTATGACTGCAGTTCCTTGACACCTGTATCATATTGTTTATAgtttttaatgttgaattcagGCAATATATTTAGCATATGCTTTACCCCATCTTGTGTGTCTTGGATTCTTCAACATGGTTTCCTCTTTAGGAAAATCGTAGGCTTCATgtttaatttgaaaaataatgcTTGAAGAGTACATGACAAAACAGCACGCAGAAGTTGGCCAGTAATgctttttcaagaaaaaagtaAGTGTTTAACATAATTTGACGCACAAAATCCAGGTTTAGCATGCTGTGATATCTGTTATATTTACAGTGATTTGTGAATCCCTGAAAAATTTGTACCCTACCTTCCATCATCTTTTGTTGCAGTGTGCGTCATGGCAGATAGTGTGTTTCCAGTTATTAAAACCTATGGAAAGAGGAGGCCAGACAGGGGCAATATATATTGCAGGAATGGGGATGTCAATTCCATCTTCCAAGGAATGACACGAAAATCCGTCTTCCAGGACTCTCCAGTAGCCAGAAGTAATGTTATAGGAACTGGATTTGGGTTACGTATGGGACAGACTGGTTGTGGGTTCCATGTTGATCACAAAGCATACAAACTTGGTAAAAAAGTTCATGTTGAACACACTGAAGTAACCCAATCTTCCACAAGTGGAACAGAGAGATACACAGAAGACACAAGTGCCATGATAGCTGAGTGTTTAGGTGACTCTGTGGTACAAAAAAGTAGTGCTATGATTGTAGATGTCTGTGACAGTGCTGAGAGTGGTGTGAAGGTCACGGATGCGTACAACACGGAGGACTGCTCCTCTCAGATTAGTAACCAGTGTCCTGAAAACAGTGACATGTGTACAGATGCCAGTGACCAGAGTAACTGTTCCGACATTGACCAGACAACAAGCGAAGATACCAGCTTTGAGGACAGTGAACCGAGCATTGAAATTCTTCGTAAACAGTTGGATCCTGTCAAGTCCTGTCCAGTTCAATCTCcactgcatcttttggcaatgCCCCAGAATTCCAAGAGCAGAAGAGACTTGCCATTTGTATTGTCAAGGAAAATATGTGGACAAAATCACCTTTCTGTTCCTCACTTCTCCCAGGTGTTGAATCCAAGAGCATTGCGCTTCACAGGTTAGATCTGTCACCTATTGTACAACCTCCAGGAAATGTCATAAATTCACAGGCCAAAAAGTGTGGAACTGAAAGAGTGGAAGACCTACAAAACAAACTGGAGAAAACACCATTGCCTTTACCCATTTCAAATTCAGCCACAACGCCTTGCAAGCTTTCTAAGTTTGGTTCATCAAATACTAGGAAGACAAAAGCAGCTTGCTCTACTCTTCTCTTTACATCGAAGTACAAAGAGCTGGAAAACTATTTTCCTTGTGTATCAGAAGTTCAGGGTGATGATGAACTACAAAGTCAAATGGGCTTTGGGGAGCTTTCTGAGAGTTTTTCGGTGGAGATAGACTTTGTCAAGACTTCAGACAAGCAGCAGCCAAAAGTAGTGATGTCCAGTTCTCCTTGTGTGCCACAACAAGATAAAAAGCTGCTTTTAGATAAGGGTTCTGAGAAGATAGACCTGTTTCACAAtgatttgtcttccatcaaaCATGTGTCTCCTCTTGCTGCAGACTTTGCCAAGCATTTAGACAAGCCAAACTATAATGTAGTCACATCCAGTTCACCTTGTGCCCCAACACAGAAAATGTTGGTTAGTGAGACCAAGAGCTCCAAAAAACTGAATTTTCTGGTGAACAAtaatttgtcttccatcaaACAGATTGTTCCTACTGCTGCTGAGGACAGGG
Encoded proteins:
- the LOC135472157 gene encoding LOW QUALITY PROTEIN: BTB/POZ domain-containing protein 10-like (The sequence of the model RefSeq protein was modified relative to this genomic sequence to represent the inferred CDS: inserted 1 base in 1 codon), giving the protein MAYQQSFYRQSRNQDYDSSNSESDYSETDDKKRTCIKRTSSLGPPRSKPCLVNRLRAMSMEGEGGGRGGAGHRNHDLSLLEACPGGEECCEQRLGSSCGAVSGTSSKVKGRVTLVVDETRFIVDMDMLKNXPNTMLGRMFTSSLELNVPNERGEYEVAEGMSSQVFRSILEFYRTGVVRCPPSVSVQELREACDYLLIPFDASTVKCQNLRGLLHELSNEGARQQFERYLEDQILPQMVSCAQRGDRECHLVVLVDDDIVEWDEEYPPPMGEEYSLIIYNTHMYRFFKYIENRDVAKQVLKERGLKKIRLGIEGYPTYKEKIKKRPGGRAEVIYNYVQRPFLHMSWEKEEAKSRHVDFQCVKSKSITNLAAAAADTPMDQNLVQQQAMNGGDIIPPQPSPSEPYPGVQLPMPPEGD
- the LOC135461388 gene encoding uncharacterized protein LOC135461388, whose translation is MADSVFPVIKTYGKRRPDRGNIYCRNGDVNSIFQGMTRKSVFQDSPVARSNVIGTGFGLRMGQTGCGFHVDHKAYKLGKKVHVEHTEVTQSSTSGTERYTEDTSAMIAECLGDSVVQKSSAMIVDVCDSAESGVKVTDAYNTEDCSSQISNQCPENSDMCTDASDQSNCSDIDQTTSEDTSFEDSEPSIEILRKQLDPVKSCPVQSPLHLLAMPQNSKSRRDLPFVLSRKICGQNHLSVPHFSQVLNPRALRFTG